The DNA region TTTGGAGCGTTGGTTTTAGCCAAAGCGCTGGTATCCAATCGAATCCAAAAACAGATCCGTACATAAAGCCGAAAAATACAGATGATAACGCTGAGCTCATCATCACTACGCCAAATTTTCCGGATCCTTTCCTGTACAAAAGATATCCGAACAGGAAAAGTATCAAACCGTGCCCTACATCTCCTAACATGAATCCATACATGAATATGAAAAAGGCCGTGATGAAAGGTGTAGGATCTATTTCTCCATAACGAGGTACACCGAACATCCTCGTTATAAATTCAAAAGCCTGGATTACCTTTCCTCTGTTTATCAATTTTACAGGTACACTTATCGACGGATTTTTTTGAGTTATCTCATTTGGTGAGTTTTCAGCTATCAAAGCTTTTTCTTCGAGTTCATCACGAATTTTATCAAGTTCATTTTCTGGCATCCAGCCACTCACAAAGTGAATGCTCTTTTGCGGTGTTGAAGAGTTAAATTTCTCCAAATCATAAATTCTCTTGTGGGAAACTATCGTAGAATAAACGTTGTCCACAAATTCTTTACTTGCGTAAAGAACTTTATCTACCGCGCTTTCATACTCTTTGATCGATATTTTTGTCATTTCAATAAGAGATTCTATTCTCTTCTTTATTTCTTTAGGCGTACCCTGATAACCCACTGGAAGCTTGTCTTCTTCAAAATAAGCCGATTTCAATATCTTGTGAGCATCATCGACAAAATCTGGCGTGGTAAACACGAATATCCAAAAGTTGTCTTTATCCCTATTCACTTCAAGTACCAAAATAGGCACGTTCAGTGATGACTCAACTAACGGTTCGTAATGCCTTATAGGCACCCTCCCAAAGAACATCTTTATTCTTCTTATTTCTTCCAAATTTTCCAGCTCCACGTTTAAATTTGCCAACACGCTAACGTAGAACAACGCTTTGTTATACTCTTGCAGTTTCTTACTCAATTCATTTTTTCTTTCAAAAGAGTGTTTTATGCTTTTGTTTAGAAGCGAAAATCTTTTCAGCGTTTTTTGAATGTCTAATCGTTCTTCGATCTTAGATTCATCAAAGCGAGGAGTGTAATCCGTCATTTTCAAAAAACGCATCATTTCGTTGTAAACTTCCTGATAAGGATTCTTATCCTCAACTGGAAGAAGATCCGAATGTACTTCTTCGGATACAATATTCTTAATGTTCAGCGGTTCGAATGCTTGAGATGAAAGTAATTTGAGGTTCACATCTTCTATCCCTTCATCTGGAAAAGCGAGCGTAACATTTTTCATTTTCGCTAACGGCACATTTTCACCTCAAATCCACGTTATCAAGTAGTTCTTTATTTCGCTTTTTTCTAAGTTATATCTCACACCTTCTATTATGGTGATCACATCCATGATCTCATACTCTTTCAAAAAGAGATAATGAAAAAATGAAGCTATGGAAAAACCACCATATGTTGATATAGCCTCTTTTGAACTTTCGTAAAGATATCTTTTCATGCTCAACGTAAGCATTTCAGGCACTACATTCGTTGTCTTTTCAGACACGCTTCTTATAAGCTCATCATAAGGTCCCTCACTTGCGATATTCAAAAGACTTTCTAAATCTTTTGCATCGCACAAAGTGTGGAGATAAGTTGAACTCAGCCTAAATCCCATTGGGATCAACGAGTTGTACAACTCTTCACTTCCCAACGAATAAAAAGCCTTTGCCCTTATTATCCATTCCATGTTGATAAGATCTATTTTTTCACCTATGATGCTTTTGATAACAAGGTAATCATCATAGTCTAAACTTTTGGCAGCTCTCAAAAAGCCAAAGAACAACCAGCGATCTAGTCCGTTTTCAATACTTTGGATCAAATTTGCTGTTTTTCTTTCATAACTTGCAAAAGCATTTCTTACGACTTCATAATACGGAGTGTCTTCCAAAGAAGTGAGTATTTCATCTCTTGACGAACACGAGGCAACTTCTATTGGATCGATGATGGCCTTTTTACCCAGATCGTAAAACTTTCCATTTAATTCTTCCAAATTTTTCTTGTATTCTTTTTCAACCAACGCATTTCTTAAGGCCAATTTAAGGTTTTCTACTTCATACATTCTCATGATGTAATAAGCAAAATGGCGATTCAAGGTCACAAAGAAAGCAAATATTCTTTTAACATCTTCTACAAGGTCTACCTTTAAACGCATCTCAAGATCCCTTCTGTGAAGTTCTTCAGGTTTGGCATCTTTGAGGATATTTGCGTACATCTTGCTTCCTTTAAGGTAAGCAGTTATCTCCGGAACGCTCTTTTTGCTCATAAGCGTTTCGTAATCACTTTTCGTCAGAAAGCGACTTGCCATGCTCGCCAATTTCGCTTGTACACCCGCATAAAGGAGCACTTTGCTCATCTTTTTTCTACCTCTAAGAAGTCAGATATAAAACTCTCAATGGTATCGTCTTTCACGTTTAGATACGTTTCGCGCATTTTCATGATTTGAGCACGGGTTTCGCTTAAAATATTTTCTTCATTTATTCTCATTCTTTCTTCTGATTCCTTCAACATCTTTCTGGCTATTTCATTTGCTTCATCTGTTTTCGACTCGATAAGCTTTTTTCCTTCTTTTTCGGCTTTGCTTATCATCTCTTCGCTTTTGCGCTTTGCATCTTGGACGATATTTCTCGATTCCTTTTCGGAGGCCACAAGTTCTCTTATTATGTCTTCTATCTCCATTTTTACAGCTCTCCTCCTTCCCTTTTCTTGATACTGTTCTTTTATTATACCACTTGCAAAAATGGAGAATGCTTTCTTCGACGATTTTCCAATACTTTTTCAAAAGATATTAACGAATTAAAATTTGTGAGGTCCCACTCAAAAAAGTTCTTTAACTTTGTTCTTCAAGCAATTCCGAGATTTTGTTAACCTCGTCTATTTTTTCATTCAAATCTTCAACAGCCTTTTTCACATCTATTTGGTTATCCTTTGCAAAAGATTCCAAACTGCTCATTTTTGAGCAACATGCATTAAAGCCTAATTTGAATAATTCACTTTCTAACAAAGGATTTCTTTCCATTATCTCCTTGAGTGTCATTTTCTCGTTAATGTGATCGAATTTCATCGCAATCATCCTCCTTTCAATCGATAGGACGTTTTTTAAGTCTCAGAGAATTCGTAACAACATTCACTGAGCTGGATGCCATTGCTATTTCAGCTATAATGGGATGCAAAAGTCCCATGCCGGCAAGTGGTATAGCCACAACGTTGTAGAAAAAAGCCCAAAACAAATTCTGGCGTATTTTCTGGAAGGTGGCTTTAGAAAGCTTTATAGCTTTAACAACACCCATCAGTTCACCTTTGACCAAAGTTATATCGCTGGCTTCTTTTGCTATATCTGTTCCGGTCCCTATGGCAATTCCAACGTTGGCTTGTTTCAAAGACGGGGCATCGTTTATTCCGTCTCCAACCATGGCAACAATTTTAGATTGCGATTGAAGTTTCTTTATCTCTTCTATCTTGTCAGAAGGCAGTAAATTGTATCTTACGTCGTCGATGTCCATCTGGTGGGCAACAGATTTAGCCGTGAACTCGTTATCTCCCGTAAGCATAACTGTTTTTATTCCCATTTCCTTAAGTGTTCTTATCGCTTCACGTGCACCATCTTTTATGGTATCTGCCAACGCTATCATTCCAAGATACTTTCCCTTCTCTTCAAAAGCCACTATCATGGTTTTTCCTTCTGCTCCATACCTCTGGAAATCTAAAGGAACCGTGATCCCTTTTGAAGATGCAAAACGAGGACTTGTGACGAAGATCCTCTTACCATTTATAATCCCCTCTATGCCAAATCCTGGATGGACTAGAAGATCTTCCACTTTTTCAAACTTCACGCCCTTAGATTTAGCATATTCTACGATTGCTTTTCCCAAAGGATGTTCAGAGTAATTTTCAATAGAGCCAACTATTTTGAGAAACTCATTTTCATTTACTTTCGATTCGAGATCTGTAACATGAGGAACACCATTGGTTATCGTACCCGTTTTATCGAAGACAACAGTATCAACATCTTTGGCAGTCTGCAAAGCTTCACCGGATCTGATCAGTATTCCTTCTGAGGCGCCTTTACCTGATCCGACCATTAGAGCCGTTGGAGTTGCCAATCCAAGCGCACATGGGCAAGCTATGACAAGAGTTGCAACTGCTGCAAATATTGCTGCGGAAAGCGCATCAAGGTTGGGATCAACCCAGGGAAGAAAAGAGGAAGCCCAAACCATCATTCCGTGGCCTGCCGCAGGATTAAGAAGCCAAAAGATAAAAACTGACGCTGCGGTAAGAAGCACGACCGGTACGAAAATACCAATTATTTTATCCGCAAAGGCTTGTATGGGAACTTTAGTTCCTTGTGCTTCGTCAACTAGCTTTATCACTTGAGAAAGAAAGGTATCTTCGCCAACTCGTGTAACCCTTACCTTGATTGTGCCTAATTGGTTAACGGTAGAACCTATTACTTCATCTCCAATAGAGCGCCTTACAGGCATCGATTCACCAGTTGCCATTGATTCGTCCACTGTGGTATCTCCATCCAATATCACGCCATCTGTTGGAATCTGCTCTGATGGTTTTACGATCATGATATCTCCCACCGCAAGAGATTCTGTTGGTATCTCAATTTCTTTGCCATCATCGTCAAGAATACGTGCGTTTTTCGCACTCATTTGAAGAAGCTTTTTAATAGCTTCTGATGCTTTACCTTTTGCCGCAGTTTCAAGATATTTCCCCACCAAGAAGAATCCCATGATCATTGCACCAACAGCCGAATAATCAGCTATTTTCATACCGGCAAGTGACAAAATTCCTGTTGTAAAAGATGCCGTAACTCCTAGCAAAATGAGGACATCCATATTTGTACCACGATGAATTAGCGCCACTAATCCACTTCTTATTGGGCCATATCCTATTATAAAGATAACAGGAAATGATACGATCACGCTTATCCAATCGAAATAAGGTATTTTCAGTCCTATCATATCGACGATCATCATGATGGCAAGAGGTCCTGTGATTGCCCATGCCCAAATCATTTTTGTCTTTGCCGATTTTACTTTTTTGGCAAAATCGTCCGTGCGAGAAGTTTGTTTTTCTCGTGATATCACGAGTTCGTAGCCAGCGTTCGAAACCGCTTTTGCCATTTCGCGTTCGGAAACAACGTTAGGATCTATCACAACGGTCGCCTTTTCTGTGGCAATGTTAACAGACACATCCGTAACCCCAGGTACTTTTTTTAACGTTTTTTCAACGGTTATTGCGCAAGAGGCGCAAGTCATACCGTTAACTTTATAAGATTTCTTCGCATTGGCATCTTCTTCTTCTATTTTGATAAGCGACGCATCATAACCTGTATTTTTAACGATGGTTATCAACTCATCAGGATCTATGTCTTCCCCTTCAACAATAGCTCTTTCCACCGCGAAATTCACGACCGCTTTGGCACCTTCAGCTTTTTTGTTTAGGGCCTTCTCAATCGTTATGGCACAAGATGCACAAGTCATTCCTTTAAGATCCAAAATTACTTTTTTCATTTTACTTCCTTCCTTCACGAAGAGGACAATGCCATGGAAATTCTCTCTAAGGCATCTCCAACATCCTTTAAAATTTCCAACATTTCTGAAGAGGCGCTTTCAATGAAAGATGTTGGCTGCACATAGACCACTTTGTATGCTCCATTTTCTTCAAAGATCCCCATTTTACATGGAAGGTATATGCCAATTGATGTGTCTAACAAGAGTATTTTCTCAGCATTAGATGGATTACATATATCCACAACGTAGACATTACTATCGCATTTTTTACCTTTCGAAGTTAGTATTTTTTTGAAATCGTACTCTGCCAAAATTGAAAAACCTTCTGTTTCAATTGCATTTTTGAAATCTTCCTTCAAAGATTCAAAATCCTTTCCTTTCAGAGTTTTCTTTATCATTTTCATATTCTAGTACCTCCTTATGTTATTCCCTCCCACCCGGGGGGGCTACTTATACAATACACCTTTGCCGTTTCCGACCAATTAACTTTAGATAACAAAATGTTTACAGAGTTCTCTTACGGTCTTCTTTACATTTTTTCTCTTGAAATCTATACCAAAAAGGTATAAAATATAGTTAGGATTAAATAGGATTAAAATAGTTGACTTTTGAAAGGAGGCAACAATGACATTATTAGAAATAGAGAATCTTCATGCTGAAGTTAGGGGAAGAGAAATTATAAAAGGACTTGATTTAAAAATCAATTGTGGTGAAGTACATGCTGTAATGGGGCCGAACGGTGCGGGAAAAACAACATTGGCTAATTTGATAATGGGAAACCCAAACTATAAAATTACAGCTGGCAAGATTTTGTTTAAAGGGAAAAACATTGTTGGTCTGCCTGTAAACGAGCGAGCAAAACTTGGTGTTTTTCAATCTTTTCAATATCCAGAAGAAATACCCGGTGTAACTGTGAGAAACTTTTTAAAACTTGCCTACGACATTTTGCATCCAAATGAAAAGAAAAGTGTTTTTGATTTCGGCGATATGTTGTTGAGGGTGGCAAACAAATTGAAAATTGATAGTTCTTTTTTGGATAGAGATATAAATGTTGGTTTTTCAGGTGGGGAAAGGAAAAAAATAGAAATACTACAGTTAAATATTCTCAAACCCCAACTTGCTGTATTGGACGAAACAGATTCCGGACTTGATATAGATGCTTTAAAAATTGTTGCTAAAGGCGTAAACAACATTTTGAGTTCAGGAGTTAGTGTTTTGCTTATAACGCATTACAACAGAATACTTGAATACATCAATCCGAATTTTGTGCATGTTTTTGTGAATGGAAGGATAGTAAAAACAGGGGGTCCAGAGATCGCCAAAGTACTTGAAGCCAAAGGATATGAATCGTTTGCATATTGAGGAGGTTATCATGAGAAAAAAAGTGGATAGAGAGCAAAGTTCAAATGTCATCCTCAAAAATTCAAATGAATTAAGCAAAAAGCTTATAGAAGAAATATCGTATAACAAAGGAGAACCTCTTTGGATGAAAGAACTTAGACTTAAATCCCTTGACATTTTTTTAAACAAACCGAATCCAAATTTTGGAGTCGATCTTTCAAAATTAGATATCAATGAAATTATTCCATATCTTAAACCGAATGCTGAAAAAAGCAGAAGTTGGGATGATGTTCCTGAAAACATAAAAGAGACATTTGAAAAGCTTGGCATTCCAGAAGCCGAGCGAAAGGTTCTTTCTGGCGTCGGCGCACAATACGATTCAGAAATAGTCTATCAAAATATAAAAGAGCATCTTTCAAAATTGGGAGTCATATTTTTAGATATGGAAAGCGCGGTCAGAGAATATCCTCAATTAGTCAAGAAGTACTTCATGCAAGCGGTTCCGCCGACAGATCATAAATTTGCTGCTCTTCATGGTGCTGTTTGGAGCGGAGGATCTTTCGTTTATGTACCCGAAAACGTTGAGGTGCCGATGCCATTGCAAGCTTACTTTATGATGGCATCACCAGGCATAGGTCAATTCGAACATACTCTTATCATTTTAGAAAGAGGAGCAAAACTTCATTTTATAGAAGGGTGTTCTGCTCCAAAATATAGCGTTTCAAACCTTCATAGCGGCATGGTAGAAATATTTGTTGGTGAAGGAGCTACAATGCGCTACAGCACTATCCAAAATTGGTCAAAAAATACTTACAATTTAAACACAAAACGTGCGCTCGTCAATAAAGACGCCACTATGATTTGGGTTTCAGGCTCTATAGGTTCATCTAAAACCATGCTTTATCCAACAAGTATTTTAAAGGGAAATGGAGCGCGTGCAGAACATTTGAACATTACCTATGCTGGGAGAGAACAACATTTGGATACAGGTTCAAAAGTCATTCATCTTGCTCCTTATACTTCTTCAAAAATTGATGCACGAAGCATAAGCTCCAATGGAGGATGGTCTTTCTATCGAGGACTCTTGAAAGTCTCGCAAGATGCTCTTCATGTCAAATCAAGTGTTGAATGCTCTGCATTAATGTTAGATGGTGAATCAGCGTCTGACACATTACCAATCATGGAGATCATGAATAATGAGGCCGATGTGGGTCACGAGGCACGCGTTGGAAGAATAAAAGAAGAACAAATTTATTACCTCATGAGTCGGGGATTGAATGAGAACGATGCTAAGGCAATGATAGTTCGGGGATTCATGGCACCTATTGTTAAACAGTTGCCGTTGGAATACGCAATAGAATTCAACAGACTTGTAAGTATGAACTTCGAGTCTAGCTTGGGGTGATGAAGATGGAAATGACGATGGTCAAACCTGAAGTGAAAACTTTTCGCCCCCTTTACGATTATGATGAGAAAGAAGCGAAAAGGCTTGGACTTTTCAAATGGAGAAAACCTTTCATAAAAAAATATGCACGAATTGGTTTTCCCACATGGAAACGCTTAAAACTCTCACAAGTGCCTCTGGGAAAGTTAAAAACGTACAAAGGAAATTTTTTAGAGGGAAATGCAAGCATCCTTGAAACTTTTACTAACGCGGTTCGGAAAAATATCGTCAAGGAATTTCAAGAGATGCCTCACTATGGAGCTCATCCCAAATTCACGCTAATGTCCCAAGCATTTTTCACCACTGGCTTTTTTATTAAATCTCTTGATCGTAGCAAGGTATATGCACACTATGATCTCGAACTCAATCCCAATACGATAGAAAATTCATTTGTCGTTGTTAAAAGCGGATCGGAACTCACGCTGGTGCGTGAGATCACAGGGAAGGGAAACATGAGGGTCTCTTCTACAAAATTTTTAGTAGAAGATGGAGCAAAACTGAATTTCTTTAACATATTCATCTCTCCTGACACATCTTTTTCAATAGATTCAAATATATACAATATAGGAAAAGACGCCAATGTGAAAGTTTATGACGTACTCTTAGGTGGAAAGAAAGTTGCATCAAATCACGAATTCAATCTTGTTGGAATGAACGCTGCTGCAAATCTTTCCTCTTTTTACTTCGAGACAGGACAAGAACGAGCCGATCTGGAATATAAATTAATTCACGATGCGCCAGAAACAACAGGTTACTTGGAGGGAAATGGTGTGGTTAATGAAGAATCTTATGTGGTATTTAGGGGAAATATATGGATCCCCGCGAAATCATATGGAGTAAAATCACGAGAAAAAAGTCATGCCATTAATTTGTCCCCTAAAGCACGAGTAGATGCTATTCCTTCGTTAAGCGTTAGAAACAATGCCGTAAATGCCGAACATGCTGCATCAATTGGTAATTTAGACGATAAAAAACTTTATTACATGATGTCACGAGGTCTCAGCAGAGAAGAAGCGTTAAAAACCATCATAGAGGGTATGTTTGAACCCCTTATGAGAATGATTCCAATAAAATCTGTAAAGAAGGATGTCAAAAATGGAATCATCAGTAGGATCTAGAATAAAAGCGGATTTTCCAATCTTATCGACTATATTCGAAGATGGGCAAAAATTGGTCTACCTCGATAACGCAGCAACGACTCAAAAACCAAAATGTGTGATCGAGAGAATCAATCATTTTTACACTTTTGAAAATGCTAACGTTTCAAGAGGCGCACATCGATTGGGAAACATTTCTACTGTAGAATACAAAAATGCAAGAAAAAAAGTGGCAAAATTCATAAACGCTCAGCCATCGGAAATAACATTCACTTCTGGCACGACCGAATCTATAAATGCCGTTGTTTACATTTGGGGAGAGGAAAACATTCATGAAAATGATGAAATTCTTGTTTTAGAAAGTGAACATCACAGCAACTTTGTTCCATGGCAGCAGTTAGCGAAAAGGAAAAAAGCCGTTTTTAAAGTTTTGAAGGTAGAAGATGATGGAACGATTGATCTAAAAAAGTTCAAAATGGCCGTTACACAAAGAACGAGAGTGGTAGCTTTTGCTCATGCCACCAATACTTTTGGAGTGATACATCCTATTCATGAAATGATAGAAATCGCGCATTCACGGAGAGCGATAACTGTTGTTGATGGAGCACAATCTGTACCTCATATTCCAACAGATATAAAAGAAATGGGTGCGGATTTTCTGGCTTTTTCAGGTCATAAAATGCTTGGCCCGATGGGTATAGGTGTGTTGTACGTGTCAAAGAATAGAATGAATGAACTTAGGCCATTTCTAATGGGAGGTGGCATGATCGATGAAGTAAAAAATGACTTTACAAAATTCGCGCTGCCACCTGAAAAATTCGAAGCCGGAACTCCAAATGTTGCGGGCGCAGTGGGATTGGCGACAGCCATTGAATATTTGGAAAAAATTCAAATGAAAAATGTACTTTCTCATGATCATGAACTCTTGGAATACGTTTACAAAAGGTTGACAGAGGTGAAAGATTTAAAACTATATGGACCACGAAAACTTAAAGATCGCGTTGGTGTTCTTTCATTTAACATAAAGGACATTCATCCTCATGATGTTGCGACTATTTTAGACGCTCAAGGAGTTGCTATTAGAGCAGGTCATCACTGTGCCCAACCGTTGCTGGCACAACTTAAAATATATTACACTGCACGTGCAAGCTTTTACATTTACAATACTAAAGAAGATATTGATTCCCTTGTAAATGCTGTAGAAGAGGTAAAAAGGAGGTTTGCATGATGGATATATCGGATCTCTATACAGAAATCATAATGGATCATCAAAAAAATCCAAGAAATTATGGAATGATCGAAAATAAAGATAGGGAAGTTCATCTTACCAATTCTTCGTGTGGAGATGAAATATTCCTCCAAGTAAAATTAAATAGAGAGAAAATACAAGACATAGCTTTCTATGGTCATGGATGTGCAATATGCACTGCTTCCGCATCGATAATGACTGATCTTGTAAAAGGTATATCCCGCGAAAAAGCTCTGGAATTTTATGAAGAATTTATCCAAATGGTTAGAAGTGGAAAGAAACCTTCTTCTTTTCTAAAAGATGCGCGCGTTTTCGAAGGGGTATCTCAATATCCTCTAAGGGTGAAATGCGCCACTCTTGCGTGGCATGCTTTAAAAAAAGCTATTACAATCGAAGAAAAATAATTCCTACCTTAACCTCACATGTTAGTTTTTTCCATGTATTTCATGATCTTTTTCAATTCCAACAGTTTTTCCTCTACATTACCAGTTTCTACAGCTTCTCTTACGCAAGTTTCAATATGTTTGTTTATCACACTGGTGTTGGCTTTCTTCAAGATTGAAATAACCGCAAGAAGCTGCGTGGAAATGTCCACACAATAACGTTCTTCTTCAATCATCCTTATAATTGCATCCAAATGGCCACGTGCGGTTTTTAAAAGCCTTAAAGCCTCTTCATGTTTATGAACATGTTTCTTTTCCGATGGTTTTGAATGGGTTTTATGTTCCATTTGTCAGCTCTCCTTTTTTCAAAGACGATTCTCCCTTTATAAAAGGGAGAATCGTACATTCTTATTTTAACAGATTTGGACATTTTTTGTTTTCACAATTCTATCCCTGTAACTTCATAAGCTGTATCCTCTAAAGCTTCGCTGAAAACTTTCTCCGAGATGGGAGAAGAAGCTTCAACTTCTGCTGTTCCACTTTCAAGATCAACTTTCACTTCGTTAACCCCTTCAATTTTTGAAAAGAGCCTTTTGATGGTTCTTGTACAATTATCGCACGTCATTCCTTCTATTTTTACCTTCATTTCATCCACCTCCAGATTCATTTCAAAATTTCTTCTTTCATCTCTTGATACTCTTGAAGAGTTATTTCTCCTTTGGCGTACCTGTTTTTGAGAATTTCTATCGCTTCACT from Mesoaciditoga lauensis cd-1655R = DSM 25116 includes:
- a CDS encoding heavy-metal-associated domain-containing protein, coding for MKVKIEGMTCDNCTRTIKRLFSKIEGVNEVKVDLESGTAEVEASSPISEKVFSEALEDTAYEVTGIEL
- a CDS encoding metal-sensing transcriptional repressor; the encoded protein is MEHKTHSKPSEKKHVHKHEEALRLLKTARGHLDAIIRMIEEERYCVDISTQLLAVISILKKANTSVINKHIETCVREAVETGNVEEKLLELKKIMKYMEKTNM
- a CDS encoding SHOCT domain-containing protein; this translates as MNMKMGKSGRGCMGKMEEENLNNNSASESSEAIEILKNRYAKGEITLQEYQEMKEEILK